The genomic interval CTGCTCGACTCCACGCCCCTGTACCTCCGGGAATCCGACGCCCAGGTCCCCGGCCCGCGGAAGCGGGCCCTGTGAGCATGCCGGCGAGCGCTGATGGAGTGGTCTTCCGGGACATGACCCTGGAGGACGTGCCCGCGGTGGATGCCCTCGAACAGCGGCTGTTCCCGGCGGACGCCTGGCCGCTGCACATGTTCCTGTCCGAACTGTCCCAGCCGGAAACGCGCCGTTACCTGGTGGCGGAAAGCAGCGGGGAGATAGTGGGCTACGCCGGCCTGATGTGCATCGAGCCCATCGCGGATGTCCAGACCATCGCCGTCGTGCCTGAATTCGAAGGCCGGGGTATCGGCTCAACGCTCCTGACCCGGCTGATCACGGAAGCCCGGCTCCGAGGAGCCGCGGACGTCCTCCTGGAGGTCCGTGCGGACAACCCCCGGGCGCAGCAGCTGTACGTGCGGTTCGGCTTTGAACAGATCCACGTCCGCCGCGGGTATTACCGCGACGGCGTTGACGCCCTCATCATGCGGCTGCAGCTGGCCCCCGAAGGCGCACCAGCCGACGCCGCACCAGGTCACGCACCAGCCCAGGACCACACAACAGAAGCAGGCC from Pseudarthrobacter sp. SSS035 carries:
- the rimI gene encoding ribosomal protein S18-alanine N-acetyltransferase, encoding MPASADGVVFRDMTLEDVPAVDALEQRLFPADAWPLHMFLSELSQPETRRYLVAESSGEIVGYAGLMCIEPIADVQTIAVVPEFEGRGIGSTLLTRLITEARLRGAADVLLEVRADNPRAQQLYVRFGFEQIHVRRGYYRDGVDALIMRLQLAPEGAPADAAPGHAPAQDHTTEAGQP